The window GGTGCGCTCTAACCAACTGAGCTACAGGCCCACGTGCCTGCCATCGCTGACCCTGTGGGCCGCGGGCGGCGTGAGCCAGCTCAGGCGTACAACGCTCATCTGAGCGTTATCTCCAGTGATGAAGGGACATGAGGACGACGGCATGTTCTTTGGAAGAAGCGAAGCTCTTCCCGGCTCAAGGCCAGGCGCTTTCGTTTCAATCCTTAGAAAGGAGGTGATCCAGCCGCAGGTTCCCCTACGGCTACCTTGTTACGACTTCACCCCAGTCGCTGATCCCACCGTGGTTAGCTGCCTCCTTGCGGTTAGCACACTACCTTCGGGTGAAACCAACTCCCATGGTGTGACGGGCGGTGTGTACAAGGCCTGGGAACGTATTCACCGCGGCATGCTGATCCGCGATTACTAGCGATTCCGCCTTCATGCTCTCGAGTTGCAGAGAACAATCCGAACTGAGACGGCTTTTGGAGATTAGCTTGTGCTCGCGCACTTGCTGCCCACTGTCACCGCCATTGTAGCACGTGTGTAGCCCAGCGTGTAAGGGCCATGAGGACTTGACGTCATCCCCACCTTCCTCCGGCTTATCACCGGCAGTTTCCTTAGAGTGCCCAACCAAATGCTGGCAACTAAGGATGAGGGTTGCGCTCGTTGCGGGACTTAACCCAACATCTCACGACACGAGCTGACGACAGCCATGCAGCACCTGTCACTCATCCAGCCGAACTGAAGAAATCCATCTCTGGAAATCGCGATGAGGATGTCAAACGCTGGTAAGGTTCTGCGCGTTGCTTCGAATTAAACCACATGCTCCACCGCTTGTGCAGGCCCCCGTCAATTCCTTTGAGTTTTAATCTTGCGACCGTACTCCCCAGGCGGATAACTTAATGCGTTAGCTGCGCCACCCAAATTCCAAGAACCCGGACAGCTAGTTATCATCGTTTACGGTGTGGACTACCAGGGTATCTAATCCTGTTTGCTCCCCACACTTTCGCACCTCAGCGTCAATACTTGTCCAGTCAGTCGCCTTCGCCACTGGTGTTCTTCCGAATATCTACGAATTTCACCTCTACACTCGGAATTCCACTGACCTCTCCAAGATTCTAGTCACCTAGTTTCAAAGGCAGTTCCGGAGTTGAGCTCCGGGCTTTCACCTCTGACTTGAGTAACCGCCTACGCGCGCTTTACGCCCAGTAATTCCGAACAACGCTAGCTCCCTCCGTATTACCGCGGCTGCTGGCACGGAGTTAGCCGGAGCTTATTCTCCAGGTACTGTCATTATCATCCCTGGTAAAAGAGCTTTACAACCCTAAGGCCTTCATCACTCACGCGGCATTGCTGGATCAGGCTTTCGCCCATTGTCCAATATTCCCCACTGCTGCCTCCCGTAGGAGTCTGGGCCGTGTCTCAGTCCCAGTGTGGCTGATCATCCTCTCAGACCAGCTAAGGATCGTCGGCTTGGTAGGCCTTTACCCCACCAACTACCTAATCCTGCGCGGGCTCATCTCTTGGCGATAAATCTTTGGACCGAAGTCATCATCCGGTATTAGCAGTAATTTCTCACTGTTATTCCGAACCAAGAGGCAGATTCCCACGTGTTACGCACCCGTGCGCCACTAACCCCGAAGGGTTCGTTCGACTTGCATGTGTTAGGCATGCCGCCAGCGTTCGTTCTGAGCCAGGATCAAACTCTCAAGTTTGTGAAACAACATTCACGGCACAAAGCCTAAGCCTTGCCAGCCGCAAACATCGAAACCTTCGGGAGCCGATACCTGCACTTGTCAAACGTATGGAAACGAAGGACATATAAGGCATCGGCTTGATTTAAACTGCACCATAGAGCCCGAAGCTCCCAAGGCGCAGGCGCCGTCGCCCACATGTCCCTTCATCTAAAAACCAACAATGTCAAAGATCCAACCACACCCGTCCGAAGACGGAAACAACCGGACAACCATCCATCCCCGCTTCCTAAGACCCGGGGAACAAGCTGTCCGTCTATCGTGGCGACCACCCCGAAGCGCCGTGTTTGGCGGCGTGCTTCGCTGCGGTGAGAGGCCCTCTAAGTGAGCCCTGCGATTCGGTCAAACCCTTTTTTCAAAGCCGATTACGGCTCTTGTGGAAAACTGGCCTGAGCCCCGCAAATGCGTTCGAGCCGGGTTTGCCGAAGACAGGAAGAAGGATGAAACCGAGGGGCATTGCCCTCGGGCTCCCATAATCAGTCGCTTTTGACGCGCCCGCGCAGGCCCTGTTTTCCAGACAGGCGAGGTCATGGAGCCGAGCAGGCCGCCCCCTTTCCATTCCCCTGCTGCGTCCCCCCTCTCACCCAGATGCGCGTACAGGCGCTGCGCCCGACAGTTCGGGGAGCCCGAGGGCAATGGCCCTCGGAAAGTCCTCTTCCTCTTGGCCGGCATCCCATCCGCCTGCCCGACCTTCTTGGATACGTCTCTTATATAAGGCGGCATCAATTCCTCTCGGATCGCAGCGTCCCCTTCCGGGTCCGCGCCAACGCGCTCCTTATACAGAGGCACCGGAGCGGCAGCCTCCCCCTCCCCACACCGAATCGCCTCGACCATGCGTGGCGAATCACGCGGATTGAGTCGCCGCCCCTCCCCTCGGCCGACAAAAAAGGGGTCGGACACGAAAAAAATGCGCGAAGGGCGGTTTGGGAGGCTCGCAAGCGGGGCCAGCGCCATCCCGGACGCCCCCCTAGTTTTGAAGGTGTCCGCCCTCCTTGCGGGGTCGGGCCCGATCGCCCCACCCCAACATGGTGAACATGAGCCTAACGCCAAAATGCCGCAGTCGCGGAAATCGGCGCGCGCAACGATTGCAGGCGACTACGCATCCCCCGAAACACCGCACAAACCCTCATCTAAATGTTTGGATTCAAGTAAGAAATACGCAGATATCGCGTTAAAATAAGTTCACCACGCCCCATTAGGAGACGTTCACTAGCGGACACCTACTTCGCCGATCAGTCGAGCGGCACACCGTCTGCATCAACGACAGACACGCCGACAAACAATTTAAAAACAAGGGATTGATCACATGGAAAAGACTGTCATCGCTTCGTCCGCCACGCTCGTTTCACCCGACGCCTTCTACACCACCGACAAGTACGAGAAGAAGCAGTGGTACCTCGACGGGTCCACCATGGATTCCTCGCTGAGCATCGATGTCTTCTCGGTCTGGGGGGATTACACCGGCAAGGGCGTGAAGGTCGGCGTGATCGACAGCCAGATCGACTTTCGTCACTCCGATCTGAAGGGCGCCTATGACACCTCGCTCGACTACAACTTCGCGCTCGGCACCGGCAATGTCAGCATCGATCCGGCAAACCTGCCGCACCTGCACGGCACCGCCGTCGCCGGGATCATCTCGGCCGAGGGTGACAACCTGGTCGGCACCGTGGGCATTGCCTCGGGCGCCACGCTGGTCGGCTATGGCATCGACTACAACAAGTCGACCGCCGTCTCCGACATCCTCGCCGCGCTGGACCGTTCGGCCGAGCTCGACGTCGTCAACAACAGCTGGAGCTTCTCTTCCAACTTCGCCGACGACTTCGGCCGCAACCCCGAATACGGCGCCGCGCTGCTCAACCCTGTGATGAACGGGCGTGACGGCCTGGGTACCTCGCTCGTCTTTGCCGCGGGCAACGTGGGCACGGGCGGCTCGTCGAACTACCACAACTTCCAGAACTCGCCCTACACCATCGCGGTGGGCGCGGTGGACCCGAACGGTGCGGCTTCCTCGTTCACCAGCGTGGGCGCCAACGTGCTGATCTCGGCCGCGGGCCGCGATGTCTTCACCACCACCCTCAACGAACGCTGGGACCACTTCAACGGCACCTCGTTCGCCGCCCCCGCCGTCTCGGCCGCGATCGCCCTCATGCTCGAGGCCAACCCGGAGCTGGGCTACCGCGACGTGCAGGAAATCCTGGCCTACTCGGCCCGCCGCGAGGGCCTCTCGGACACCGTCACCTTCAACGACGGCTGGACGACCAACGGCGCGACCAACTTCAACGGCGGCGGCCTGCACTTCAGCGACGCTTTCGGCTACGGCTTCCTCAACGTCCATGACGCGGTGCGCCTCGCCGAGACCTGGACCGACCAGCAGACCTACGCCAACCTCGCCAGTGTCTCCAAGACCGTGACCACCAACAAGACCCTTGTTGCGGGCAAGACCGACATGATCGCGGTCGACCTCGTCATCGACAAAGCGATGTCGGTGGAGCACGTCCAGCTCTCGATGGACCTGCGCTGGACCGAGACCGGCAACCTCGATGTCTACCTGGTCTCGCCCGAAGGCACCAAGGTGCGCCTGATGTACGACCTGCCCGGCACCGACCGCGTGGGCAACGTGCGCGACTTCACCTTCTCCTCGGTCGCCTCGATGGGCGAGATGGCCAAGGGCACCTGGACGCTGGAGATCCACAACCGCAACCCCGACGCCGTCCTCAAGAGCGGCGATCCGATGTCGGGCACCCTGAGCGATGTCACCCTGACCGTGCTGGGCAACGCCACCGACCTCGACGACGACACCTATGTCTACACCGACGAGCTGGGCCTGCTCTATGACGGCGCCGACCTGGCCGAGCGCAGCGTGCTGCGCGACACCGATGGCGGCACCGACACGCTGAACGCGGCGGCGATCACCTCGGGATCGACCATCGACCTTTCGGGCAAGAGCGCCACGAAGCTGGCCGGCGTGACGATCGCCATGGACGCGAGCATCGAGAACGCCTTTACCGGCGACGGCAACGACACCGTGCGGGGCAGCAACGCCGCCAACGTCATCGGCACGGGCCGCGGCAACGACACGATCTACTTCAGCTTCGGCAACGACGTGCTCGATGGCGGCGCGGGCCAGGACACGCTGGTCATCGACGCCACCCTGGGCTCGCTCACCGGCGGCCTTGCCGCGGACGGCACCCTCCACATCTCGGCCCGCGCCGGTGAAGTGACGAGCGTGGCCAACGTCGAGACCTTCGTCCTGGCAAACGGCAGCTACAGCTTCGCGCAGCTTTCCACCGCGCTGGGCGACGCTCCGGTCGACGCGCCGGTCGACGCGCCGGTCGACACCGCCCCTGTCGACGGCACGCCCGATGCCCTGGCTCCCGCCGATCCCGCCCCCGAAGCTCCGGCTCCGGAAGGACCCATTGCTGAGGAACCCGTTGCGGACGAACCGGCCGCCACGCCCCCTGCGGACGAGGGCCGCGCCGACTACGCCACCTACCTTACCGGCACCAACGGCGACGACAGCCTCGAAGGCGGCGAAGGCGCCGACCACATCTCGGGCGGCGCGGGCAATGACCGCCTTGAGGGCAACTCGGGCGCCGACATGCTGCTGGGCGGTGCGGGCAACGACGTGCTCAAGGGTGGCGATGGCAACGACTGGCTCTACGGCGGCGAGGGTTCGGACCGTCTCTACGGCGGTGACGGCGCGGACACCTTCGTCCTCGACTTCGCCGACATCGGCAACATCGACACGATCTTCGACTTCGACACCGCCGAGGGCGACCGTATTCTCCTCACCGGCGTCGGCGCGGACGACATGAGCGGCGCCGAGTTCACGCTGACCGAGGCGGGCACGACCATGATCCTGCAGATGACCCTGAACGGGTCCACCCACGATGTCGTGCGCCTGCGCGGCTACGGCGAGCTTGACCTGTCGATGGCCGAGACCGACCTGGGCCTGCTCTGCGCCTGACCCCATTGCGCTGAATACAAAGTCCCAATCTCGACCGGGAGAGGCCGGGCCCTGCACGCAGGGTCCGGCCTTTTCGCGTGTCCGGCCGGTTTTTCCGAATCCCGTCACGGAGGAGGAAAATCCGCCCTGCGCAGTGTCGGGCTCCCCCCCAACTCGCCCGAACCGCGGAAAATCTACGCAAAGGATCGTAGTCTTCCGAGCACCATGACGTGTGCACATCTTACGATGAAACGAAGAATGTGCCTCCGGTACGGGGCAGTTAAAAGCAACCAGGATATCTTAAACCCCTAATAACTAGGGACAGCCAATCCCGAAAAATCAAAACTAGGTACTACAACATAGTAAATAAACTCGGTTTCGGACTTTTAACCGTGGAACGCCCGCCACCCAGCAGTGCTATCCCGAAGTCACAGATGGCCGGGACTTCGAAGTTCTGGTCGGACTTGCAAGAACGACGGCTTCGCTCGCGCACCTGCCCGCGGAGCACACAACAGGGGGTCGCTGCAAGCTGTGCACACCGCCGGGCACACGATGTCCGGTTCGACAAATGCAAGATGCAGTGAGATGCGAAAGGAAGTTTACATGGCTGAGATCATCAACGCCGAAGAAGGTGGCGGCCTGGTTGAAGGCAACGAGTTCGACAATGTCATCAACGGGACCGCCGGTGATGACGAACTTCAGGGCGGCGGCGCCCTCGACATCATCAAGGCCGGCGCAGGCGATGACACCGCAAAAGGCGGCGCCAACCGCGACAAGCTCTACGGCGGCGAGGGCGACGACACCCTCTACGGCCAGGGCTCGAACGACAAGCTCTACGGCGGCGAGGGTGACGACTATCTCGATGGCGGCGGCCAGAATGACCGTCTCTACGGCGGCGATGGCAGTGACACGATCATCGGCGGCGACGGCGATGACGTCCTCTATGGCGACAACCCGAACGACGACAACGACAACGAAGGCTTCGAAGACTTCTTCGTCTTTGACGCCGACGACGGCAACGACAAGGTCTTCGACTTTGAGAGCGGGATCGATCACGTGGTGCTGACGGACGGCGTCGCCTACGAGCTGAGCTACGACCTGCCTTCGGGCAACACCTTCATGACCTATGGCGCCACCACGGTGATCTTCTATGATACCGAGGTCCTGGACAGCGACATCATGTACGCCTGATCCGTGTAGCTTCCGTCCCGAAGTTCACGGACTGAAGAAAAAGGAGCCGGAGCAATCCGGCTCCTTTTTCGTATGCGCCCTCTCCGCAGACAGACCTGCTCGCCCCGATCGGCCCTCACGGTTCATCGCACCGGGCACTCGGAACCCCGCACAAGACGGCCTCTGCGGCCGTGTGTTCATTTATGGGCAAGCCTGGACTCAACAACCAGCAAGTCCACCGCGTTCGCGGATCAGGGCGCGCCCCATGGGACGCCCTCGTTTCCGCCGGACGCGACCGACAAAGGGTTTTTGAACGCCGGGCACAGCCGAGAGGGGGGCGCAGGAAGGCATCGTCTTTCTTGCGCGGAGCGATTGTCCCGGCGGACACGGAACGGAGGAAGATACATAATGCGAGTCATTTCGAACACATCGGCCATCACCCTCGCGCTGGGGGCACTGGCCGCCGCGGGTGCCGCTTCGGCGCAGGACCAGGGCTCCGATGCCGAACTTACCGCCACCATGTACAGTGACGCGCCGGCCGACACCGCCGAAATGGTCGAGGGCCCCGAACTGGAAGGCTTCATCTCCGCACGCGACGGCAACCGCCTGCAGATCACCGGCGAGGACGGCGCGCGCAATGTCGTGACGCTCGACCAGACCACGCAGATCGTTTCCAAGTCGGGTATCTTCGGCATCAGCTCGAAGGACCGCACCGACCAGGCGCTCCTGAACGGCCTGCCCGTCGACGTGCGCACCATGCAGAGCCCCTCGGGCGACCTGGTGGCCAGCCGCATCAAGTTCCAGAAGGGCGACTTCGAGACCGCCGCGATGATCCGCAATGGCACCGAGCAGGGCTTTGCCGAGCAGACCGCCGCCACCGAGGCGCTGCGCGGGCGCATGGGTGACATCGACAAGTACAACATCAAGGGCACCACCAACGTCAACTTCGCCACGGGCAAGTGGAACCTGTCGAGCGAGGCCAAGGCCGACCTGTGCGCCACCGCCAGCGCCGCCGAAGGCATGGACAACGCGCTGATGCTGGTCGTGGGCTACACCGATTCCACCGGCAGCCAGGAATTCAACCAGATGCTGAGCGAAAAGCGCGCGTCCGGCGTGGTGAACTACCTGCAGCAGGCCTGCGGCTGGAAGCCCTACCGCATGCTCACCCCCACCGGCATGGCCGAAGCCGACCCGCTGGCCGACAACACGACCGAGTACGGCAAGGCGCAGAACCGCCGCGTCGCGGTGAACATCCTCGTCAGCAAGGGTCTCGACGGCCTCTAAGCGCCGCGCGGCACACCTGAAATCCCCGACACCCCGTCGCGGCTCCGGCCACGGCGGGGTGTTCGTGTGAAGGGAAGGCCGCAAAAGGCTGGATGCAAGGGGCCATCGCCCCTTGCCCCCAAAATCGGCAACCTCACGTTTGTCCGCCAAGGCGGCGCGCTAGACGTGCGCTCGACAGTTTGGGGAGCCCGAGGGCAATGG is drawn from Novosphingobium decolorationis and contains these coding sequences:
- a CDS encoding S8 family serine peptidase; amino-acid sequence: MEKTVIASSATLVSPDAFYTTDKYEKKQWYLDGSTMDSSLSIDVFSVWGDYTGKGVKVGVIDSQIDFRHSDLKGAYDTSLDYNFALGTGNVSIDPANLPHLHGTAVAGIISAEGDNLVGTVGIASGATLVGYGIDYNKSTAVSDILAALDRSAELDVVNNSWSFSSNFADDFGRNPEYGAALLNPVMNGRDGLGTSLVFAAGNVGTGGSSNYHNFQNSPYTIAVGAVDPNGAASSFTSVGANVLISAAGRDVFTTTLNERWDHFNGTSFAAPAVSAAIALMLEANPELGYRDVQEILAYSARREGLSDTVTFNDGWTTNGATNFNGGGLHFSDAFGYGFLNVHDAVRLAETWTDQQTYANLASVSKTVTTNKTLVAGKTDMIAVDLVIDKAMSVEHVQLSMDLRWTETGNLDVYLVSPEGTKVRLMYDLPGTDRVGNVRDFTFSSVASMGEMAKGTWTLEIHNRNPDAVLKSGDPMSGTLSDVTLTVLGNATDLDDDTYVYTDELGLLYDGADLAERSVLRDTDGGTDTLNAAAITSGSTIDLSGKSATKLAGVTIAMDASIENAFTGDGNDTVRGSNAANVIGTGRGNDTIYFSFGNDVLDGGAGQDTLVIDATLGSLTGGLAADGTLHISARAGEVTSVANVETFVLANGSYSFAQLSTALGDAPVDAPVDAPVDTAPVDGTPDALAPADPAPEAPAPEGPIAEEPVADEPAATPPADEGRADYATYLTGTNGDDSLEGGEGADHISGGAGNDRLEGNSGADMLLGGAGNDVLKGGDGNDWLYGGEGSDRLYGGDGADTFVLDFADIGNIDTIFDFDTAEGDRILLTGVGADDMSGAEFTLTEAGTTMILQMTLNGSTHDVVRLRGYGELDLSMAETDLGLLCA
- a CDS encoding calcium-binding protein: MAEIINAEEGGGLVEGNEFDNVINGTAGDDELQGGGALDIIKAGAGDDTAKGGANRDKLYGGEGDDTLYGQGSNDKLYGGEGDDYLDGGGQNDRLYGGDGSDTIIGGDGDDVLYGDNPNDDNDNEGFEDFFVFDADDGNDKVFDFESGIDHVVLTDGVAYELSYDLPSGNTFMTYGATTVIFYDTEVLDSDIMYA
- a CDS encoding OmpA family protein, encoding MRVISNTSAITLALGALAAAGAASAQDQGSDAELTATMYSDAPADTAEMVEGPELEGFISARDGNRLQITGEDGARNVVTLDQTTQIVSKSGIFGISSKDRTDQALLNGLPVDVRTMQSPSGDLVASRIKFQKGDFETAAMIRNGTEQGFAEQTAATEALRGRMGDIDKYNIKGTTNVNFATGKWNLSSEAKADLCATASAAEGMDNALMLVVGYTDSTGSQEFNQMLSEKRASGVVNYLQQACGWKPYRMLTPTGMAEADPLADNTTEYGKAQNRRVAVNILVSKGLDGL